From a region of the Corallococcus coralloides DSM 2259 genome:
- a CDS encoding dipeptide epimerase, which produces MRSTLITHVAFEPLHLSLTEPFAIATGAQLAAENVLVRVTLADGTVGLGEAAPFTAVSGETQVSTLASLEPVRELLVGRDAQEWRPASEALGDALALAPAARCGVEIALLDALTRHHRIPMYAFFGGAGTSLDIDMTVTAGDVTHAVASTRAILGRGIDTVKVKVGALDPDADAARLVAIHQEAPKARLIADANGGYDVAEALAFLKELERAEVPLSLFEQPVADVAGLAEVTQRSRVSVCADESARSVKDVLRLIRENACHGINIKTMKCGMVDAVTMWSLARAAGLELMVGGMVESVLAMTASAHLAAGLGGFSYADLDTPLFIANHPFQGGGRYEGSRLTLDPDALGHGVTLR; this is translated from the coding sequence ATGCGCTCTACCCTCATCACGCACGTCGCGTTCGAACCGCTGCACCTGTCCCTGACGGAGCCCTTCGCCATCGCCACCGGCGCGCAGCTGGCGGCGGAGAACGTGCTCGTGCGCGTGACGCTCGCGGACGGCACCGTGGGGTTGGGCGAGGCGGCGCCCTTCACGGCGGTGAGCGGAGAGACGCAGGTCAGCACGCTCGCCTCCTTGGAGCCGGTGCGCGAGCTGCTCGTGGGCCGCGACGCCCAGGAGTGGCGGCCGGCGTCGGAGGCGCTGGGGGATGCGCTGGCGCTGGCGCCGGCCGCGCGGTGTGGCGTGGAGATCGCGCTCCTGGACGCGCTCACGCGGCACCACCGCATCCCCATGTACGCCTTCTTCGGCGGGGCGGGGACGTCGCTGGACATCGACATGACGGTCACGGCCGGAGACGTGACGCACGCGGTGGCGTCGACGCGGGCCATCCTGGGGCGGGGCATCGACACGGTGAAGGTGAAGGTCGGCGCGCTGGACCCGGACGCGGACGCGGCGCGGCTCGTGGCCATCCACCAGGAGGCCCCGAAGGCGCGGCTCATCGCGGACGCGAACGGGGGCTATGACGTGGCGGAGGCGCTGGCGTTCCTCAAGGAGCTGGAGCGCGCGGAGGTGCCGCTGTCGCTGTTCGAGCAGCCGGTGGCCGACGTCGCGGGGCTCGCGGAGGTGACGCAACGCTCGCGGGTGTCGGTGTGCGCGGACGAGTCGGCGCGCTCGGTGAAGGACGTGCTGCGGCTCATCCGAGAGAACGCGTGCCACGGCATCAACATCAAGACGATGAAGTGCGGGATGGTGGACGCGGTGACGATGTGGAGCCTGGCCCGCGCGGCGGGGCTGGAGCTGATGGTGGGCGGGATGGTGGAGAGCGTGCTCGCGATGACCGCGTCCGCGCACCTGGCCGCGGGGCTGGGCGGCTTCAGCTACGCGGACCTGGACACGCCGCTGTTCATCGCGAACCACCCGTTCCAGGGCGGCGGCCGGTACGAGGGCTCGCGGCTGACCCTGGACCCGGACGCGCTGGGGCACGGCGTCACGCTGCGCTGA
- a CDS encoding S41 family peptidase, whose amino-acid sequence MTVRTTRWWVAGLLFVASAQAATSPFTKRGDEIVDLVRTRYVDAAKGAAWADAHQGYAADAKDVEDFTRRTNAALAELKTSHTAYYPKESPGHAEVTSIFEVFLKKQNVAATGIGVDVRETPDGFFVRHVFADGPGAKAGLLRGDRLVTVEGKPFHPWHAFTNRAGRATRLTVERVKGAAPLSLTVTPRRMNPRKEWLAVQKASGQVVERQGRRVAYQHVYACAGEEYQRALEEALQDTFADADALVIDFRDGWGGCSPAFINLFNPQVSLLLNTGRDGKTRPYALSWRKPVVLLVNGNSRSGKELVAFAMKRHRLATLVGERTAGAVLAGGPQKLANGDLLYLAVMDVTVDGERLEGVGVPVDVEVPDALPYAAGADPQKERALDVAASQVKG is encoded by the coding sequence ATGACGGTTCGGACGACGCGGTGGTGGGTGGCGGGGCTGCTCTTCGTGGCGAGTGCCCAGGCCGCCACGTCCCCCTTCACGAAGCGCGGCGATGAAATCGTCGACCTCGTGCGCACCCGCTACGTCGACGCGGCGAAGGGCGCCGCCTGGGCCGACGCCCACCAGGGCTACGCCGCCGACGCGAAGGACGTGGAGGACTTCACCCGGCGCACGAACGCGGCGCTCGCGGAGCTGAAGACCTCCCACACGGCCTACTACCCGAAGGAGAGCCCCGGCCACGCGGAGGTGACCTCCATCTTCGAGGTCTTCCTCAAGAAGCAGAACGTCGCGGCCACCGGCATCGGCGTGGACGTGCGGGAGACTCCGGACGGCTTCTTCGTCCGCCACGTCTTCGCGGACGGCCCCGGCGCGAAGGCGGGGCTGCTGCGCGGGGACCGGCTGGTCACCGTGGAGGGCAAGCCCTTCCACCCTTGGCACGCCTTCACGAACCGCGCGGGCCGGGCCACGCGCCTCACCGTGGAGCGCGTGAAGGGCGCCGCGCCCCTGTCACTCACCGTCACGCCCCGTCGCATGAACCCGCGCAAGGAGTGGCTCGCGGTCCAGAAGGCCAGTGGGCAGGTCGTGGAGCGCCAGGGCCGCCGCGTCGCCTACCAGCACGTCTACGCGTGCGCGGGCGAGGAGTACCAGCGGGCCCTGGAGGAGGCGCTCCAGGACACCTTCGCGGACGCGGACGCGCTCGTCATCGACTTCCGCGACGGCTGGGGCGGATGCAGCCCGGCCTTCATCAACCTCTTCAACCCCCAGGTGTCCCTCCTCCTCAACACCGGCCGCGATGGCAAGACGCGTCCCTACGCGCTGTCCTGGCGCAAGCCGGTGGTGCTGCTCGTCAACGGCAACTCGCGCAGCGGCAAGGAGCTGGTGGCCTTCGCGATGAAGCGCCACCGGCTGGCGACGCTCGTGGGCGAGCGGACCGCGGGCGCGGTGCTGGCCGGCGGGCCGCAGAAGCTGGCCAACGGGGACCTGCTCTACCTCGCCGTCATGGACGTGACCGTGGACGGCGAGCGGCTGGAGGGCGTGGGCGTCCCGGTGGACGTGGAGGTCCCGGACGCGCTGCCGTACGCGGCCGGGGCGGACCCGCAGAAGGAGAGGGCGCTGGACGTGGCCGCCTCCCAGGTGAAGGGCTGA
- a CDS encoding LuxR C-terminal-related transcriptional regulator encodes MLDAPSSSPRLALVSEDPLARGALARALSDQAEAWTVVAAGTQEELEAARGEPPDVVLWDTGLRLEEGAAPDLGAPVLALVADEAAGELALGAGARGLLFRDVAPGMLGAALHAVARGLTVFEPGLSHVRAAPRSTAPSGAPGPDTLTPREREVLGLLAEGLSNKAIADRLAISEHTAKFHVNAVLAKLGVQRRTEAVVRAARMGLVTL; translated from the coding sequence ATGTTGGATGCGCCCTCGTCATCGCCCAGGCTCGCGCTCGTGTCGGAGGACCCCCTGGCCCGGGGTGCGCTCGCACGGGCGCTGAGCGACCAGGCGGAGGCCTGGACGGTGGTGGCGGCGGGCACGCAGGAGGAGCTGGAGGCGGCGCGGGGCGAGCCACCCGACGTGGTGCTCTGGGACACGGGCCTGCGGCTGGAGGAGGGAGCGGCGCCGGACCTGGGCGCGCCGGTGCTGGCGCTGGTGGCGGACGAGGCGGCGGGGGAGCTGGCGCTGGGCGCGGGCGCGCGGGGCCTGCTGTTCCGCGACGTGGCCCCGGGGATGCTGGGCGCCGCGCTGCACGCGGTCGCGCGAGGCCTCACGGTGTTCGAGCCGGGCCTGTCCCACGTGCGCGCCGCGCCCAGGAGCACGGCGCCGTCGGGTGCTCCGGGCCCGGACACGCTGACGCCTCGCGAGCGCGAGGTGCTGGGGCTGCTGGCGGAGGGCCTGTCGAACAAGGCCATCGCGGACCGGCTGGCCATCAGCGAGCACACCGCCAAGTTCCACGTGAACGCGGTGCTGGCCAAGCTGGGCGTGCAGCGCCGCACGGAGGCCGTGGTGCGCGCGGCGCGGATGGGACTGGTGACGCTCTAG
- a CDS encoding tetratricopeptide repeat protein, with translation MKRAPWRFLASLFLGGWLCACASVPKSSATPHEPTDVRLHRAVDHAWAKKPDLAHAELDRVLEDVPLDRSAWIVRACLFLEEGKLDAAARVVARLRELAPEDPEPRVLAALIDQRRLQPKGSWLEAMRQAWFDSGRPSLHHHNDRVELVPEMQNVVAIVWARTEDVEDRFIAMLTGSVSEAQEQWMMDHLSGLRSPVLRLAAFEYFHQRIGPHAVVRARKRGRDLLRSEMVALAARSDHSDLPLLLLLGETSRQEPLTQDELRELERIAELPHYRATRMAGLGDSAQWRLESQGVRYPDWPFYWAAMGTRLLHGPRLLLERLEVTKERLTPEERLRLGHALWKLGGHHREGSTTWEVWKGSELMEQGAQLKGDEAGRAWAAAEVKRDEHAVMAFHQFRFELWPLPTFQREWVEASLYDEQRLAESLLAP, from the coding sequence ATGAAGCGGGCTCCCTGGCGATTCCTGGCGTCGCTGTTCCTGGGCGGGTGGCTGTGTGCCTGCGCGTCCGTGCCGAAATCCTCCGCCACCCCGCACGAGCCCACCGACGTGCGGCTCCATCGGGCGGTGGACCACGCCTGGGCAAAGAAGCCGGACCTGGCACACGCGGAGCTCGACCGAGTCCTGGAGGATGTGCCGCTGGACCGGTCGGCGTGGATCGTCCGGGCCTGTCTGTTCCTGGAAGAGGGGAAGCTGGATGCAGCGGCCCGGGTGGTGGCGCGCTTGCGTGAGCTGGCGCCCGAGGATCCGGAGCCGCGCGTGCTCGCGGCCCTCATCGACCAGCGCCGCCTTCAGCCGAAGGGGAGCTGGCTGGAGGCCATGCGCCAGGCGTGGTTCGACTCGGGACGTCCCAGCCTCCACCACCACAACGACCGCGTGGAGCTCGTCCCGGAGATGCAGAACGTCGTCGCCATCGTCTGGGCGCGGACCGAGGACGTGGAGGACCGGTTCATCGCCATGCTGACGGGCTCGGTGTCCGAGGCGCAGGAACAGTGGATGATGGACCACCTCTCCGGACTGCGGAGCCCGGTCCTGAGGCTCGCCGCGTTCGAATACTTCCACCAGCGCATCGGCCCACATGCGGTGGTGCGGGCGCGCAAGCGGGGGCGGGACCTCCTGCGGTCGGAGATGGTGGCGCTGGCTGCCCGGTCGGACCATTCCGACCTGCCGCTGTTGCTGCTGTTGGGCGAGACCTCCAGGCAGGAGCCGCTCACGCAGGACGAACTGCGGGAGCTGGAGCGAATCGCGGAGCTGCCCCACTACCGGGCGACGCGCATGGCCGGACTGGGCGATAGCGCCCAGTGGCGCCTGGAGTCGCAAGGGGTCCGCTATCCCGATTGGCCGTTCTACTGGGCGGCCATGGGGACGCGGCTCTTGCACGGTCCCAGGCTGCTGCTGGAACGGCTGGAGGTGACGAAGGAGCGGCTGACGCCCGAGGAGCGGCTCCGGCTGGGGCATGCGCTGTGGAAGCTGGGCGGACACCACCGGGAGGGCTCCACGACCTGGGAGGTCTGGAAGGGCTCCGAGTTGATGGAGCAGGGCGCCCAGCTGAAGGGAGACGAAGCCGGACGCGCGTGGGCGGCGGCGGAGGTCAAACGCGACGAGCACGCGGTCATGGCCTTCCACCAGTTCCGGTTCGAGCTGTGGCCCCTCCCGACCTTCCAACGCGAGTGGGTGGAAGCGAGCCTGTACGACGAACAGCGGCTCGCGGAATCGCTCCTCGCGCCCTGA
- a CDS encoding type II toxin-antitoxin system death-on-curing family toxin: protein MSDAQPYDRFCGLARLQELQAKGIAAHGGRVGVRDALGPGATLGAAWTAEEYGAPPEAVPGLMFAVYLLFYIATKQVFVDGNKRISWLAMCEALACMGLEVDATIDEAEALVMAISNNQYKDVEPVFLWVVEHLRELRVGDGQA, encoded by the coding sequence ATGAGCGACGCGCAGCCGTATGACCGGTTCTGCGGTCTGGCCCGGCTCCAGGAACTGCAAGCCAAGGGCATCGCCGCGCACGGTGGAAGGGTGGGTGTCCGCGATGCGCTGGGCCCTGGCGCGACCCTGGGCGCGGCCTGGACCGCGGAGGAGTACGGCGCTCCGCCGGAAGCGGTCCCGGGGCTGATGTTCGCCGTCTACCTGCTCTTCTACATCGCGACGAAGCAGGTCTTCGTGGACGGGAACAAGCGCATCTCCTGGCTCGCCATGTGCGAGGCCCTGGCGTGCATGGGCCTGGAGGTGGACGCCACGATTGATGAAGCGGAGGCGCTGGTGATGGCCATCTCCAACAACCAGTACAAGGACGTGGAGCCGGTGTTCCTCTGGGTGGTCGAACATCTGCGCGAGCTGCGCGTCGGCGATGGACAGGCGTAG
- a CDS encoding MoxR family ATPase encodes MANQDWVSRLLTGRASADKGLSVHLSERDGGSLHDKMRQAYWWITNNAVICPYYDIEFGGTAALKNTAGDEVHLPEDMSYSSFVLIPLLTLFTCRRALLVGGPGRGKTTSAILMALLSGMGREDVHRGIQRGHPQLSIADLLGAPLPSDMLKAEDLSAVKVSWRKWITQRVKIVDEYNRIPTKTQSALLSLLGEGYAEMMDQYVYTGRSSWFLTANDDQGGGTFQVIEALKDRLDVVVRAVPFNSGFVDTLLQRIESDKSPEELLPKDIVFTPGELEKAYNSILAVEVPKGVLERVAFFLGQLDFCRMASPRFEFKHKDTLKLAGQTVSAVCNEQCPLDKKVHLCTQTENGTSVRAYQTILHFAKALAFFRGHRVTELEDFRQIIPWVLHEKLTPNARSPFFEAKGNKLLLQDRVAWIRNMFDMAMARYGTHAPVRQKVAALRAELDLGLSGVDLRTTEKRLSAVTVLMNDLMTRQELSGPVYEDLIHLKSLYSRYRNYATWLKENPGGQGQQP; translated from the coding sequence ATGGCCAACCAGGATTGGGTCTCGCGCCTGCTCACCGGACGCGCGTCGGCGGACAAGGGCCTCAGCGTCCACCTCTCCGAGCGTGACGGCGGCAGTCTCCACGACAAGATGCGGCAGGCGTATTGGTGGATCACCAACAACGCCGTCATCTGCCCCTACTACGACATCGAGTTCGGCGGCACCGCCGCGCTCAAGAACACCGCCGGGGACGAGGTCCACCTCCCGGAGGACATGAGCTACAGCTCCTTCGTCCTCATCCCGCTGCTCACCCTCTTCACCTGCCGCCGCGCCCTGCTCGTGGGCGGACCGGGACGCGGAAAGACCACCTCCGCCATCCTCATGGCCCTGCTCTCAGGCATGGGCCGCGAGGACGTCCACCGGGGCATCCAGCGCGGCCACCCGCAGCTGTCCATCGCGGACCTGCTCGGCGCGCCCCTGCCCTCCGACATGCTCAAGGCGGAGGACCTGTCCGCGGTGAAGGTCAGCTGGCGCAAGTGGATCACCCAGCGCGTGAAGATCGTCGACGAGTACAACCGCATCCCCACGAAGACCCAGTCCGCCCTGCTGTCGCTGTTGGGCGAGGGCTACGCGGAGATGATGGACCAGTACGTCTACACCGGCCGCTCGTCCTGGTTCCTCACCGCCAACGACGACCAGGGCGGCGGCACCTTCCAGGTCATCGAAGCGCTCAAGGACCGCCTGGACGTCGTCGTGCGCGCCGTGCCCTTCAACTCCGGCTTCGTGGACACGCTGCTCCAGCGCATCGAGTCCGACAAGTCCCCGGAGGAGCTGCTCCCCAAGGACATCGTCTTCACGCCCGGCGAGCTGGAGAAGGCCTACAACTCCATCCTCGCCGTGGAGGTGCCCAAGGGCGTGCTGGAGCGCGTGGCCTTCTTCCTGGGCCAGCTGGACTTCTGCCGCATGGCGTCCCCGCGCTTCGAGTTCAAGCACAAGGACACGCTGAAGCTCGCCGGACAGACCGTGTCCGCCGTATGCAACGAGCAGTGCCCGCTGGACAAGAAGGTGCACCTCTGCACGCAGACGGAGAACGGCACCAGCGTGCGCGCGTACCAGACCATCCTCCACTTCGCGAAGGCGCTCGCGTTCTTCCGGGGCCACCGCGTGACGGAGCTGGAGGACTTCCGGCAGATCATCCCCTGGGTGCTGCACGAGAAGCTCACCCCCAACGCGCGCAGCCCCTTCTTCGAGGCCAAGGGCAACAAGCTGCTGCTCCAGGACCGCGTGGCGTGGATCCGCAACATGTTCGACATGGCCATGGCCCGCTACGGCACGCACGCGCCCGTGCGCCAGAAGGTCGCCGCCCTGCGCGCGGAGCTGGACCTGGGCCTGTCCGGCGTGGACCTGCGCACCACGGAGAAGCGCCTGTCCGCCGTCACCGTGCTGATGAACGACCTGATGACCCGCCAGGAGTTGTCCGGCCCGGTGTACGAGGACCTCATCCACTTGAAGTCCCTCTACAGCCGCTACCGCAACTACGCGACGTGGCTGAAGGAGAACCCGGGCGGTCAGGGGCAACAGCCATGA
- a CDS encoding M48 family metalloprotease, producing MSAGAAFTPEEVERCWRDALALWDVHVQLSPPEPHQPFRPGEAAPDEPLAYIDLARRQVFVHFDLLVRMGARDSLTAVLAHEIGHHVRFPHTLGWDAELRVLEQRLLPGLGQSLTNLFFDLQVNEFVGRTHAEALCQVYRGFLRTPDGRKKNKTRNKKKEDGDTGTSGPSPLFCFYLAIYEELWRREPGHLVPEALLPKLEEAYPGFRAQARMFVQTFYALPDPRLQFLYFCAAFIRFIDMPSEVGFCIPLAGDLGAPDEGDLDAAVQAGGRWQDALDEARANGWLDDSHDTKESDPLETIRRATAHRPGDDGGRLRRALVGRYYRRLVDQYILKLPASPSKPEPYLRTIPEAWEYGDDPTTIDWTLTVIAQGHLAAVNPLRRELEADLPPPSDLGVPALEIYLDTSGSMPNPQQDLNAMTLAAQVLSASALRKGATVRGIIYSADNPVVSPWMYDEETARDFFLHYIGGGTWFPVEVMEQLSEERPDALRVVISDSDFLYNMRQEGAMPRFVRGMNRSRRVVAFLALPDDVSARQVLAPVLGSPRFRLATVQWMSDFGRAAAALADALLEK from the coding sequence ATGAGCGCGGGCGCGGCCTTCACCCCGGAGGAGGTGGAGCGGTGCTGGCGCGACGCGCTGGCGCTGTGGGACGTGCACGTGCAGCTGAGCCCGCCCGAGCCGCACCAACCCTTCCGGCCCGGTGAGGCCGCGCCGGACGAACCGCTCGCGTACATCGACCTGGCGCGCCGGCAGGTGTTCGTCCACTTCGACCTGCTGGTCCGCATGGGCGCGCGCGACAGCCTCACCGCCGTGCTGGCCCATGAAATCGGCCACCACGTGCGCTTCCCGCACACGCTGGGATGGGACGCGGAGCTGCGCGTGCTGGAGCAGCGCCTCCTCCCGGGCCTGGGCCAGTCGCTCACCAACCTGTTCTTCGACCTCCAGGTGAACGAGTTCGTGGGGCGCACCCACGCCGAAGCGCTGTGCCAGGTGTACCGGGGCTTCCTGCGCACGCCGGACGGGCGCAAGAAGAACAAGACCCGGAACAAGAAGAAGGAGGACGGCGACACGGGCACGAGCGGGCCGTCCCCGCTGTTCTGCTTCTACCTGGCCATCTACGAGGAGCTCTGGCGCCGCGAGCCCGGGCACCTGGTGCCCGAGGCCCTGCTGCCGAAGCTGGAGGAGGCCTACCCGGGCTTCCGCGCGCAGGCGCGCATGTTCGTGCAGACGTTCTACGCGCTGCCCGACCCGCGCCTGCAATTCCTCTACTTCTGCGCCGCGTTCATCCGCTTCATCGACATGCCCTCCGAAGTGGGCTTCTGCATCCCGCTCGCGGGCGACCTTGGCGCTCCGGACGAAGGCGACCTGGACGCGGCGGTACAGGCTGGCGGCCGGTGGCAGGACGCGCTGGACGAGGCGCGCGCCAACGGCTGGCTGGACGACTCGCACGACACGAAGGAGTCGGATCCGCTGGAGACCATCCGCCGCGCGACCGCGCACCGCCCCGGCGACGACGGCGGCAGGCTGCGGCGGGCGCTGGTGGGCCGGTACTACCGGCGGCTCGTGGACCAGTACATCCTCAAGCTGCCCGCTTCGCCCTCGAAGCCCGAGCCCTACCTGCGCACGATTCCGGAGGCGTGGGAGTACGGCGACGACCCGACCACCATCGACTGGACGCTCACGGTGATTGCTCAGGGCCACCTGGCCGCCGTGAACCCGCTGCGCCGCGAGCTGGAGGCGGACCTGCCGCCGCCGTCGGACCTGGGCGTGCCCGCGCTGGAAATCTACCTGGACACCAGCGGCTCCATGCCCAACCCGCAGCAGGACCTCAACGCGATGACGCTGGCCGCGCAGGTGCTGTCCGCCTCCGCGCTGCGCAAGGGCGCCACGGTGCGCGGCATCATCTACTCCGCGGACAACCCCGTCGTGTCCCCGTGGATGTACGACGAGGAGACGGCGCGCGACTTCTTCCTGCACTACATCGGCGGGGGGACATGGTTCCCCGTGGAGGTCATGGAGCAGCTGTCCGAGGAGCGGCCGGACGCGCTGCGCGTCGTCATCTCGGACAGCGACTTCCTCTACAACATGCGGCAGGAGGGCGCGATGCCGCGGTTTGTCCGCGGGATGAACCGGTCGCGCCGGGTGGTGGCCTTCCTCGCGCTGCCGGACGACGTGTCCGCGCGGCAGGTGCTGGCGCCGGTGCTGGGCAGCCCGCGCTTCCGGCTGGCGACCGTGCAATGGATGTCTGACTTTGGCCGTGCCGCCGCGGCACTGGCCGATGCCCTGTTGGAGAAATGA
- a CDS encoding AMP-binding protein: MTLGVAPRARIRRDSHTQRPHLPWALDVAAGLARGTTTVDEASARAELEARLPAFREALLGSPYYVRVLRESGLHPGDLRRLEDLRHFPALDRATLARHWEDVPTLPAASDECVVVKSSGTTGDPVNVLRDRRDCLLMWAVLRFFTERTRTVPPPRPRVVLLDALPGGLEYSVRLPLFHDGALHRVSVLRDDAVARLRRVKASVVFSDPEGLRWLLAHPEVPSPRLVLTSAQHLPHALRDAWKQERGVPILNYYAATETGPLAWECLEDANRGRFHVLTPDVWLEPDGDEVVVTRLRPSVLPLLRYRPGDTGTVRRDACACGFHGWTLTGFGGRGACAFHTPSGRAVDAWSLAWVFKHHPLRAFRLTQVTRERFTLELSGAPGDSVAALCERLTAALRNLGWTSLVVEARGAEGLVPAAKPLPFRCELPLPR; this comes from the coding sequence GTGACGCTCGGGGTCGCGCCCAGGGCCCGCATCCGCCGCGACAGCCACACGCAGCGCCCGCACCTGCCGTGGGCGCTGGACGTGGCGGCGGGGCTCGCGCGTGGCACGACCACGGTGGACGAAGCCTCTGCCCGCGCGGAGCTGGAAGCGCGCCTGCCCGCCTTCCGCGAAGCGCTCCTGGGCTCGCCCTACTACGTGCGCGTGCTGCGCGAGTCGGGCCTGCACCCGGGCGACCTGCGCCGTCTGGAGGACCTGCGGCACTTCCCCGCGCTGGACCGCGCCACGCTCGCGCGCCACTGGGAGGACGTGCCCACGCTGCCCGCCGCGTCCGACGAGTGCGTGGTGGTGAAGAGCTCCGGCACCACGGGCGACCCGGTGAACGTGCTGCGCGACCGGCGCGACTGCCTGCTCATGTGGGCCGTGCTGCGCTTCTTCACCGAGCGCACCCGCACCGTGCCCCCGCCGCGTCCGCGCGTGGTGCTGCTGGACGCGCTGCCGGGCGGGCTGGAGTACTCGGTGCGCCTGCCGCTGTTCCACGACGGCGCCCTGCACCGCGTCTCCGTGCTGCGCGACGACGCGGTGGCGCGCCTGCGACGGGTGAAGGCCTCCGTCGTCTTCTCCGACCCGGAAGGGCTGCGCTGGCTGCTCGCGCATCCGGAGGTGCCGTCCCCCCGGCTGGTGCTCACCTCCGCGCAGCACCTGCCGCACGCGCTGCGCGACGCCTGGAAGCAGGAGCGCGGCGTGCCGATCCTCAACTACTACGCCGCCACGGAGACGGGGCCGCTCGCATGGGAGTGCCTGGAGGACGCGAACCGGGGCCGCTTCCACGTGCTCACCCCGGACGTCTGGCTGGAACCGGACGGGGACGAAGTCGTGGTGACACGGCTGCGCCCCAGCGTGCTGCCGCTGCTGCGCTACCGGCCCGGGGACACGGGCACCGTGCGGCGCGACGCCTGCGCCTGCGGCTTCCACGGCTGGACGCTGACGGGCTTCGGCGGACGCGGGGCCTGCGCGTTCCACACGCCTTCCGGTCGCGCGGTGGATGCGTGGTCGCTGGCGTGGGTGTTCAAGCACCACCCGCTGCGCGCGTTCCGGCTGACGCAGGTGACACGGGAGCGCTTCACGCTGGAGCTCTCAGGCGCGCCCGGGGACAGCGTGGCGGCGCTGTGCGAGCGGCTCACCGCGGCGCTGCGCAACCTGGGCTGGACGTCTCTGGTCGTGGAGGCGCGCGGGGCGGAAGGACTGGTACCGGCCGCCAAGCCGCTCCCCTTCCGTTGCGAGCTGCCGCTCCCTAGATGA